Within Chlorogloeopsis sp. ULAP01, the genomic segment ACTGCTTGCATAAAACATCAAAAATTGAGCATTAGTTATCTGTATTGTCGGTAATACCGTTTCTTTGTGGAGCTGCACCAAATTCTAACTTTTTTGAACGCAAAGGTACACGGAGGTTAGCGCATTAGGCGATTCGCCTTCCCGCAGGGTAGGTACGCAGAGGTTTTCTAAAGATAATTCCCTATCTCCCAAAATAATTAGGCGCATCTTCATGGAGAATTGATATAACTATTTTGTAGATTGCTCCATTAACATCAAACGCAAAGGATCTAATCGAACGTGCCACGGCAACGGCTGATCTTTGAGTGTTGCCCATTTCTCCTTAAACACTTCTGCTTGCAGATGGTAATCATGGGAACTTGTGGGAGAAGAATGCAATTTCAAAAATAGCGTCATCCGGTGTGGTGTTTCGCTAGTTCGTACCAACCAACAGGGAAAGGTATTCTCTTGGTTAGGTTCATTGGTGAAGTTAATTTGATGAGCGCGGATACCGACGTGAGAGAAAGAGTTGGGAATCGATTCAATTACTCGTAAAGTGCAATTCCAATCAATAGCTTCTACTTGGCGATCGCCTTTGAAGATTGCGGGAGAGAAGTTTTTACAACCTGTTAATTTAGCAACGTTAACGGTAGTGGGATGCTCAAAAATCTCGTATTTGGAGCCAGATTGAACTGCTCTGCCGTGTTCCATCACCAGAAGATTTGGACAAACTCGGTAGGCTTCTTCCATATTATGCGTTACAAACAAAGTTACACCTTGGTAATCTGCTAACGTTGCCATCATTTGTTGTTCTAATTGGCTACGTAAATGAGTATCGAGAGCAGAAAACGGTTCATCCAAAAGTAAAGCTTCTGGTTGAGAAGCCAAAGCTCTTGCTAGGGCAACTCGTTGTTGCTGCCCACCAGACAGTTGATGCGGATAGCGATCGCCTAATCCTTCTAACCGCATTTGCACTAATTGCGCTTCTACTCGTTGCTTAATGGCTACTTGAGATAATCCTTGCGGTAAACCAAAAGCAATATTCTGCGCCACACTCATGTGGGGAAACAAAGCATAATTCTGAAATAAAAAACCGACACGGCGATCGCAGCTAGGAATATTAATACCCTTTTGAGAATCAAACAAAACCCTGTCATTCAAGACAATGGAGCCTCTAGTTGGTGTTTCTATCCCAGCAATACAGCGCAAAATCATACTCTTACCAGCACCAGAACCTCCCAACAATCCCAAAGGTTGCTCATCGGTACTGAAGGAAACTTTTAAATCAAAATCACTAAGTATTTTCTCGATATCTACGCTCAGTTCAGTTGCAGAGAATCGTGCAGGTAAGGCAGAAACCTCACTTTCTTTTCCCTTTGTTATCCTGTCTCCTGTTCTACTTGTTTCTCTTGGCTCCTGCCAGAAGTTGACAGCAATAATTCCCGACAGAGAAATAACCATAATCGCGATCGCCCAGAACCAAGCTTCATTCATTGCTCCTGCTTCCACGGCAAAATAAATTGCCATCGGAATCGTCTGAGTTTGTCCGGGGATATTACCTGCTAGCATCAGTGTCGCACCAAATTCACCTAAAGCACGAGCAAAAGCCAGAGTTGTTCCGGCTAAAATTCCAGGCAGTGCCAAAGGTAACCCGATTCGCCAAAAGATAGTTGCTTCGCTTGCACCTAGAGTTCTAGCTACCCGTAAAAGATTCTGATCGATTTGTGTAAACGCTCCCAAGGAAGTTTTATACATTAAAGGAAAGGCAACCACTGTTGCAGCGATCGCTGCACCATACCAAGTGAAAACAATGGTAAAGTCAAAAGGCTCCAGTAATTTTCCGATTGGGCCATTCTTACCAAAACAGACCAGCAATATAAAGCCCACAACTGTCGGGGGTAAAATCAGAGGAGCAATAAAGATACTTTCAATCAGTGATTTCGCCTTACCCCGATACCCCAACATCCAATAGGCAGCCGCAATGCCAAGGAAAAAGGTAATAAAGGTAGCAAGCAAAGAAGTTTTAAGCGATATCCAAAGAGGAGATAAATCTTGTGGCATGGTTTTAGAAGACAGCAGGAGACAGAAAACTACCCAGCCAGCGAAAATCCTTGCTTTTCAAACACGGTTTTAGCTAGATTGCTAGATAAAAATTCCTCAACTTTTTTGGCAGCCTGGACATGAATTGAGCTACCTACCAACTAATTTATAAAAAAGTTGGTAGGTAAAAAGGTAAAAATAAAGACAGTTTTGCAAAACAGCCAAAAAATTTATTAGCTGTCATCAACTGT encodes:
- the modB gene encoding molybdate ABC transporter permease subunit, coding for MPQDLSPLWISLKTSLLATFITFFLGIAAAYWMLGYRGKAKSLIESIFIAPLILPPTVVGFILLVCFGKNGPIGKLLEPFDFTIVFTWYGAAIAATVVAFPLMYKTSLGAFTQIDQNLLRVARTLGASEATIFWRIGLPLALPGILAGTTLAFARALGEFGATLMLAGNIPGQTQTIPMAIYFAVEAGAMNEAWFWAIAIMVISLSGIIAVNFWQEPRETSRTGDRITKGKESEVSALPARFSATELSVDIEKILSDFDLKVSFSTDEQPLGLLGGSGAGKSMILRCIAGIETPTRGSIVLNDRVLFDSQKGINIPSCDRRVGFLFQNYALFPHMSVAQNIAFGLPQGLSQVAIKQRVEAQLVQMRLEGLGDRYPHQLSGGQQQRVALARALASQPEALLLDEPFSALDTHLRSQLEQQMMATLADYQGVTLFVTHNMEEAYRVCPNLLVMEHGRAVQSGSKYEIFEHPTTVNVAKLTGCKNFSPAIFKGDRQVEAIDWNCTLRVIESIPNSFSHVGIRAHQINFTNEPNQENTFPCWLVRTSETPHRMTLFLKLHSSPTSSHDYHLQAEVFKEKWATLKDQPLPWHVRLDPLRLMLMEQSTK